The following coding sequences are from one Vulpes vulpes isolate BD-2025 chromosome 12, VulVul3, whole genome shotgun sequence window:
- the TRIM14 gene encoding tripartite motif-containing protein 14, producing MAGAGVPSGTRGGPGPAQREDPSGWRCPEHGDRVAELFCRRCRRCVCALCPVLGAHRGHQVVLAREEAAHVQKLTQECLKQLEVKQQQQVGNIAQIEDAAEKLKAHAESSKTWLMGKFTELRLLLDEEEVLAKTFIDKSTQLTLQAYREQIESCKEQIDGMHSLSSRVWRINQEPDPMLLLQEYRAAEQEIQQQMSLGELCHPVPFSFEPVKSFFKGFMDTVQSVLQTPLDIRLKDNMNCQLSGSSSTKLVSLLKTSPSPERSLFLKYARTPTLEPDTMHARLRLSADRLTVRCALVGRLGPAPALRFDKLWQVLGRDCYAAGRHYWEVDVQEAGVGWWVGAAYASLRRCGASAAARLGCNRQSWCLKRYDLEYWAFHDGQRSRLRPRDDPERLGVFLDYEAGVLAFYDVSGGMSHLHTFRASFQEPLYPALRLWEGAISISRLP from the exons ATGGCGGGCGCAGGGGTGCCGAGCGGGACGCGTGGGGGGCCCGGCCCCGCGCAGCGCGAAGACCCCAGCGGCTGGCGCTGCCCGGAGCACGGCGACCGCGTGGCCGAGCTCTtctgccgccgctgccgccgctgcGTGTGCGCGCTCTGCCCGGTGCTCGGCGCGCACCGCGGCCACCAGGTGGTCCTGGCGCGGGAAGAGGCGGCCCACGTGCAG AAACTCACCCAAGAATGTTTAAAGCAGTTGGAAgtcaagcagcagcagcaagttGGCAACATAGCCCAAATAGAAGACGCTGCTGAGAAGCTCAAG GCTCATGCAGAGTCAAGTAAAACCTGGCTGATGGGAAAATTCACTGAACTCAGATTACTACTTGATGAAGAGGAAGTGCTGGCCAAGACATTCATTGATAAAAGCACACAGCTTACCCTCCAGGCGTACAGGGAGCAAATAGAATCTTGTAAAGAACAGATAGATGGCATGCACAGTCTCTCCAGCAGGGTCTGGAGGATCAACCAGGAGCCCGATCCCATGCTGCTGCTGCAG GAGTACCGGGCCGCTGAGCAGGAGATCCAGCAGCAGATGAGCCTGGGAGAGCTGTGCCACCCCGTGCCCTTCTCCTTCGAGCCCGTCAAGAGCTTCTTTAAGGGCTTCATGGACACCGTGCAGAGCGTGTTACAGACGCCACTGGACATTCGCCTTAAGGACA ACATGAACTGCCAGCTCTCGGGCTCCTCCAGCACCAAACTAGTTTCCTTGTTGAAAACAAGCCCCTCACCAGAGCGATCACTCTTCTTAAAAT ATGCGCGCACGCCCACGCTGGAGCCGGACACGATGCACGCGCGCCTGCGCCTCTCCGCCGACCGCCTGACGGTGCGCTGCGCCCTGGTGGGCCGCCTGGGCCCCGCGCCCGCGCTGCGCTTTGACAAGCTGTGGCAGGTGCTGGGTCGCGACTGCTACGCCGCCGGCCGCCACTACTGGGAGGTGGACGTGCAGGAGGCGGGCGTGGGCTGGTGGGTGGGCGCGGCCTACGCGTCCCTgcggcgctgcggggcctcggcCGCCGCCCGCCTGGGCTGCAACCGGCAGTCCTGGTGCCTCAAGCGCTACGACCTCGAGTACTGGGCCTTCCACGACGGCCAGCGCAGCCGCCTGCGGCCCCGCGACGACCCCGAGCGGCTCGGCGTCTTCCTGGATTACGAAGCCGGCGTCCTCGCCTTCTACGACGTGTCGGGAGGCATGAGCCACCTGCACACCTTCCGGGCCAGCTTCCAGGAGCCGCTCTACCCGGCCCTGCGGCTGTGGGAGGGGGCCATCAGCATCTCCCGGCTGCCCTAG